Proteins encoded together in one Peribacillus asahii window:
- the fapR gene encoding transcription factor FapR, with amino-acid sequence MRRNKKERQQLLVETIEGNPFITDEELANQFSVSVQTIRLDRLELSIPELRERIKNVAEKRFTDEVRALPLDEVIGEVIDINLDESAISILDIKKEHVFSRNGIARGHHLFAQANSLAVAVINDELALTAKASISFTRSVKEHERVIAKARVKTFEHVTDHRTVVEVRSFVGTELVFKGEFEMYRS; translated from the coding sequence ATGAGAAGAAACAAGAAGGAACGCCAGCAATTATTAGTCGAAACGATAGAAGGAAACCCTTTTATCACGGATGAAGAGCTGGCTAATCAGTTCTCTGTGAGCGTCCAAACGATACGGCTTGATCGTCTTGAATTATCAATTCCAGAGCTTCGTGAACGTATTAAAAACGTCGCTGAAAAAAGATTCACGGATGAAGTACGAGCGTTACCTTTGGATGAAGTCATTGGAGAAGTAATCGATATTAACTTAGATGAAAGCGCTATTTCGATATTAGACATTAAAAAAGAACATGTTTTTAGCCGAAATGGAATTGCAAGAGGGCATCATTTGTTTGCGCAAGCGAACTCGCTTGCTGTAGCAGTTATTAATGATGAACTAGCTCTGACAGCGAAAGCGTCTATTTCCTTTACACGTTCTGTAAAAGAACATGAACGTGTGATTGCAAAAGCAAGAGTGAAAACTTTTGAGCACGTTACTGACCACCGTACCGTTGTGGAAGTGCGTAGCTTCGTTGGAACAGAACTAGTGTTTAAAGGTGAATTTGAAATGTATCGCTCATAA
- the plsX gene encoding phosphate acyltransferase PlsX, with amino-acid sequence MKIALDAMGGDHAPKEQVLGAMKAVEAFADVEILLVGNEAKIRPFLTNDQRITVIHTEEEILSTDEPVRAVRRKKTASMVLAAQQVADGKADACISSGNTGALMASGLFVVGRIDGIERPALTPTMPTIDGKGFVFLDVGANSDAKAEHLLQFAIMGSVYAQKVRNVAKPRVGLLNIGTEEKKGNELTKEAFALLQQSEDIHFIGNVESRDLLNGVADVVVTDGFTGNMVLKAIEGTAMSVFKMVKAAMMSNLKSKIAAGLLKPQLMGIKSQMDYSEYGGAGLFGLKAPVIKAHGSSDANAIYNAIRQTRDMVAHDVTETVAKTIEKINSK; translated from the coding sequence ATGAAAATCGCGTTAGATGCAATGGGTGGAGATCATGCTCCAAAAGAACAGGTGCTAGGAGCGATGAAGGCGGTTGAAGCCTTTGCAGACGTTGAAATATTGTTAGTGGGAAATGAAGCAAAAATCAGACCATTTTTAACGAATGATCAGCGTATTACAGTCATACATACAGAAGAAGAGATTTTAAGCACGGATGAGCCAGTCCGAGCAGTGAGACGTAAAAAGACAGCTTCTATGGTACTTGCTGCACAGCAAGTAGCAGATGGAAAAGCGGATGCTTGTATTTCATCTGGAAATACAGGTGCGTTAATGGCTTCTGGGCTGTTTGTTGTAGGCCGAATTGATGGAATTGAACGCCCAGCTTTAACACCAACAATGCCAACGATTGATGGTAAAGGGTTTGTGTTTTTAGATGTTGGGGCTAATTCAGACGCTAAAGCAGAGCACTTATTACAATTTGCGATTATGGGTTCTGTTTATGCGCAAAAAGTACGTAATGTCGCAAAACCACGAGTGGGCTTATTGAATATCGGCACCGAAGAAAAAAAAGGAAATGAGCTAACGAAAGAAGCGTTTGCTTTATTACAGCAATCTGAAGATATTCATTTTATCGGTAACGTTGAATCGCGTGATTTACTCAATGGTGTAGCAGATGTCGTTGTCACAGATGGATTCACAGGAAACATGGTGCTGAAAGCGATTGAAGGCACGGCGATGAGTGTATTTAAAATGGTGAAGGCCGCGATGATGAGCAATCTGAAAAGTAAAATCGCCGCGGGACTTTTAAAGCCTCAATTAATGGGGATTAAAAGCCAAATGGATTATTCAGAGTATGGCGGAGCAGGGTTATTTGGGTTAAAAGCACCTGTTATTAAAGCGCACGGATCGTCGGATGCTAATGCTATTTATAATGCCATTCGTCAAACAAGAGACATGGTTGCACACGATGTGACAGAGACGGTTGCCAAAACAATCGAAAAAATTAACAGTAAGTAA
- the fabD gene encoding ACP S-malonyltransferase produces MRKIAFVFPGQGSQTVGMGQDIYQENERAQQTFQTADQKLDVALSNLIFHGPQEELTITYNAQPALLTTSYAFFTALTEAGITPDYTAGHSLGEYTALAAAGAMSFEDAVYTVRKRGEFMEQAVPNKQGSMAAILGMDRELLADITADITETTGETVQLANINCPGQIVISGTRKGVETAMVQVKEKGAKRALPLDVSGPFHSALMKPAAEQLNEVLNKISIVQADIPVISNVTAEPITEPADIQEKLIEQLYSPVLWEDSVKKLLDLGVDTFVEVGPGKVLGGLIKKIDRSVNIYSVSSLETLAKTIEALKEERA; encoded by the coding sequence ATGAGAAAAATCGCTTTTGTCTTTCCAGGTCAAGGTTCACAAACAGTAGGAATGGGACAAGATATCTATCAAGAAAATGAGCGAGCACAACAAACGTTTCAAACAGCGGATCAAAAGTTAGACGTTGCTTTATCAAATTTAATTTTTCATGGTCCCCAAGAAGAATTAACCATTACATATAATGCTCAGCCAGCTCTTTTAACGACAAGCTATGCATTTTTTACTGCGTTAACAGAAGCAGGCATTACGCCAGATTATACGGCTGGACATAGCTTAGGCGAATATACTGCCTTAGCAGCTGCTGGTGCAATGAGCTTTGAAGATGCGGTCTATACGGTTCGTAAACGCGGTGAATTTATGGAACAAGCTGTTCCGAATAAGCAAGGCTCTATGGCGGCAATTTTAGGAATGGATCGAGAGCTATTAGCAGACATTACAGCAGACATTACAGAAACGACTGGAGAAACGGTTCAATTAGCGAATATTAACTGTCCAGGTCAAATTGTTATTTCAGGTACGCGAAAAGGTGTCGAGACAGCAATGGTACAAGTGAAGGAAAAAGGAGCGAAGCGTGCTCTTCCATTAGATGTAAGCGGTCCTTTTCACTCTGCGCTTATGAAGCCTGCAGCAGAACAATTAAACGAAGTGTTAAATAAGATTAGTATTGTTCAAGCGGATATTCCTGTTATTTCGAATGTGACAGCGGAGCCGATTACAGAACCGGCTGACATTCAAGAAAAATTAATCGAACAGCTTTATTCTCCTGTCCTTTGGGAGGATAGCGTGAAGAAATTGCTAGATTTAGGTGTTGATACATTTGTTGAAGTGGGACCTGGTAAAGTATTGGGCGGTCTTATTAAGAAAATCGACCGTTCTGTAAATATTTATTCCGTCTCCAGCCTAGAAACGTTAGCGAAAACAATTGAAGCTTTAAAGGAGGAGCGTGCATGA
- the fabG gene encoding 3-oxoacyl-[acyl-carrier-protein] reductase, with amino-acid sequence MMLEGKKVLVTGASRGIGREIALELARLGADVAVNYAGSEAKANEVVDEIKALGREAMAIQCDVANSESVAEMVKATIEQFGRLDILVNNAGITRDNLLMRMKESEWDDVINTNLKGVFLCTKAVTRQMMKQRSGRIINIASIVGVSGNAGQANYVAAKAGVIGLTKTSAKELAPRGITVNAIAPGFISTDMTDELTEEIQQAMLQQIPLARFGDPKDIASVAAFLASDASRYMTGQTLHVDGGMVM; translated from the coding sequence ATGATGTTAGAAGGTAAAAAAGTTCTTGTAACTGGTGCTTCACGTGGAATTGGACGTGAAATTGCGTTAGAATTGGCGCGTCTTGGTGCCGATGTAGCAGTCAATTATGCGGGCAGTGAAGCAAAAGCAAATGAAGTAGTGGACGAAATTAAAGCGCTTGGACGAGAAGCGATGGCGATTCAGTGTGACGTAGCGAATAGTGAAAGTGTAGCTGAGATGGTTAAAGCAACGATTGAACAGTTTGGTCGTTTAGATATTTTAGTCAACAACGCAGGCATTACACGTGATAATTTGCTTATGCGTATGAAAGAGTCCGAGTGGGATGATGTTATCAATACGAATTTAAAAGGTGTATTCCTTTGTACAAAAGCTGTGACAAGACAAATGATGAAGCAGCGCAGCGGACGAATTATTAACATTGCTTCAATTGTTGGTGTGAGCGGAAATGCCGGGCAAGCAAACTATGTAGCGGCAAAGGCTGGTGTAATTGGATTAACAAAAACATCAGCAAAAGAATTGGCGCCGCGCGGCATTACGGTCAATGCAATTGCACCTGGCTTTATTTCAACAGATATGACAGACGAGTTAACAGAGGAGATTCAACAAGCTATGCTTCAGCAAATTCCTCTTGCTCGTTTCGGGGATCCAAAGGACATTGCTTCTGTAGCGGCTTTTCTTGCGTCGGATGCTAGTCGTTATATGACTGGACAAACACTTCATGTTGACGGTGGCATGGTCATGTAA
- the acpP gene encoding acyl carrier protein, giving the protein MADVLERVTKIVVDRLNVEESEVKLEASFKEDLGADSLDVVELVMELEDEFDMEISDDDAEKIATVGDAVNYIQSVL; this is encoded by the coding sequence GTGGCAGACGTATTAGAAAGAGTAACAAAAATCGTAGTAGATCGTTTGAATGTTGAAGAATCAGAAGTAAAACTTGAGGCTTCATTCAAAGAAGATCTTGGTGCAGATTCTCTAGATGTAGTAGAACTTGTAATGGAACTTGAAGACGAGTTTGATATGGAGATTTCTGACGATGATGCAGAAAAAATCGCTACAGTAGGAGATGCTGTAAATTACATACAGAGTGTATTGTAA